The Brassica napus cultivar Da-Ae chromosome C7, Da-Ae, whole genome shotgun sequence genome has a segment encoding these proteins:
- the LOC125589579 gene encoding uncharacterized protein LOC125589579, translated as MPPRRRTTRAQTARAIRDNVDEHEQPAVPPPAAPPVDQDALRQMVQDAARQAAQEALQQIAQEAARQAAQEAARVAAQEVARQMAAVQQGPQIQVQQVPLVHVQQDQQIPAQHDHQDPVQQVPLPQVPLQQGPVQQFAHGVQDLPPPPPRPHVYPVYNERFYRLTCQMRNMEMEHFSGTVDAVAAHDWKLALQRKLEIIECPPELSLRLTMQYLRGDALIWWEGIRLSHFGPERLTFADFIREFDRKYFPKEAMDRKKCEFEHVSQGEMSIREYEVVFNQLRRFAGVGISEEDLIRKFLSGMRVEIRNRCRVVTYHRLGDLVEKAAEQEAGLAEEKELAKAVHVKSGKAPESQRRAGDPSGLPICPRCHRSHSGQCMRCLTCGRIGHIAKFCRARPLDTPPVRQIAAPAAAQVCFGCGQPGHFIRDCPRKDNAALPPPPKRLAIAPRVFAVGDPQGAEPIAGMSLFHTCLCLGILARGCHV; from the coding sequence ATGCCGCCAAGGAGAAGAACCACCCGTGCCCAGACCGCCAGAGCCATTAGAGACAATGTAGATGAGCATGAGCAGCCCGCAGTTCCACCACCCGCGGCTCCACCAGTTGATCAGGATGCATTGAGACAAATGGTTCAGGATGCCGCTAGACAGGCCGCTCAGGAAGCACTTCAGCAGATTGCCCAGGAGGCAGCCAGGCAGGCCGCTCAGGAGGCCGCCCGAGTAGCTGCTCAGGAGGTTGCTCGTCAGATGGCTGCCGTTCAGCAGGGACCGCAGATTCAGGTTCAGCAAGTTCCACTGGTTCATGTCCAACAAGATCAGCAGATTCCAGCTCAGCATGATCATCAGGATCCCGTTCAGCAGGTTCCCCTTCCACAGGTTCCTCTGCAGCAGGGTCCAGTTCAGCAGTTTGCTCATGGTGTTCAGGATCtaccgccaccaccaccgcgACCTCATGTTTACCCGGTTTATAATGAGAGGTTCTACAGGCTGACATGTCAGATGAGAAACATGGAGATGGAGCATTTTAGCGGGACAGTGGATGCTGTAGCTGCACACGATTGGAAGTTAGCCTTGCAGCGGAAGCTGGAGATTATTGAGTGTCCACCAGAGTTGTCGCTCAGATTGACTATGCAGTACCTTcgtggagatgctcttatatgGTGGGAGGGAATACGATTGAGCCATTTTGGGCCAGAGAGACTTACTTTCGCTGATTTCATTCGAGAGTTCGATAGGAAATACTTTCCGAAGGAAGCGATGGATAGGAAGAAGTGCGAGTTCGAGCATGTAAGCCAGGGAGAGATGTCTATCAGGGAGTATGAGGTTGTGTTCAACCAACTTCGCAGATTTGCAGGAGTGGGCATTTCAGAAGAAGACTTGATTAGAAAGTTTTTGAGTGGGATGCGAGTGGAGATTCGTAACAGGTGTCGCGTAGTCACTTACCACCGGTTGGGAGATTTGGTAGAGAAAGCTGCCGAGCAGGAGGCAGGCTTGGCGGAGGAGAAGGAACTCGCCAAAGCAGTTCATGTTAAGTCTGGAAAAGCTCCAGAGTCTCAAAGGAGAGCAGGGGACCCGTCGGGATTACCGATATGTCCTCGTTGCCATCGCAGTCACAGTGGGCAGTGTATGAGGTGTCTTACTTGCGGTAGGATTGGACACATTGCGAAGTTTTGTCGAGCTAGGCCATTGGATACGCCACCAGTCAGACAGATTGCAGCACCAGCAGCGGCACAGGTTTGCTTTGGCTGTGGTCAGCCAGGTCACTTCATTAGAGATTGCCCGAGGAAGGACAATGCGGCACTTCCACCACCACCGAAGCGTCTAGCCATCGCTCCACGTGTGTTTGCGGTTGGAGATCCTCAGGGAGCTGAGCCGATAGCAGGTATGAGTCTTTTCCATACTTGTTTGTGTTTGGGTATTTTGGCTCGTGGTTGTCATGTGTAG